The Littorina saxatilis isolate snail1 linkage group LG1, US_GU_Lsax_2.0, whole genome shotgun sequence nucleotide sequence ACTGACACCGCTGTTTCTTCAAATCATCATGCATGTACAGCAACTGACATTGCTCCCAAAAACACTTGAAGATTTTATTCAACATTTGTATCAAAAGGAAAATGAACCAATTACGTACTTTGCAGTTTTGCTGGCAATGAAATTGCGGAAGTGGGACAATGTTGTTTCTGCCATAAAAAACAAAGGCTTGGTGCTACCAGAAAGAGGAATGGTGATTTTCTTAGAAGCTTTGATGTGTCATTCTTGGCATTGTGCTGCACTAGCCCTGGACAGCTTCATAAAGGGTAAGTCCTCAAATCTACTGAGCACCTTTGTACAGTCTGTATGTGTCTTAGATGATAACTGTGTACCAGAGTTTTTTACTGCCTGCAGGGATCTACATTTGCCGGAAGCTGGTGCAACCATGGCAATATGGCATCGAAAGCTGAAGACAGCCAGAAGCTTCATATTTCAACCAATTATTTCCCCAGCGTCTGTGAAACAAGTGCTGACCATGTTGATGGCACGTCCGCTGGAGAAAAATCCATGGATTCTAGCACTTGACATTATCAAGGCTTTCCATGACCCTCGAGCAGTTCAGATTGTGCTGAAAAGGGCAGCAGAGCTCTGCAGCTATTTCTGTTGTGGGGATGTGCTCAGACAGCTTCTGGTTGCTGTTGAAGATGAACATACTGCTCAAACTATCCTGGGTCACATTGTGAGGAACAGACAGCCTGACCTGCTGCGACTGTGCTTTGCTAAAGACCTTGTGAAGATGGCACGCTATAAAAGCTTAGGTTACCCTTCTCTACTCGACCATGTCCTGAAGACAGTGGAAATAGTCAAAAGAATCTCGGACTTAGGGCTGGATTCAGAGGAGCTAGATCACGAAGTTGATCAGCTGCTAAGATTGTGCATAGAAGCTGGGCTGACCACAGAAACTTCAGCACAGACCTTGCTTCACTCTAGCTCAGACAGCTGGTCATACGACTCGTCTCTGTCATTGCTGGCAAAAAGTCGGTCATTTGATGTTCTGGCTCTGCTCAGGAAGACTGGTGCTATCTCCAATCAGGACATGTTTCTTCTCACGACTGAACCCCAGCTCACAATCTCTCCAGAAGGAAAAGGATTAACTGCTGATCAGGCCTACCTGCATCATTCTGCCAGAAATGTTGCAACTCTCAAAAACCTCAGTGTTTGGACTGTGTCGCAAAGCATAGGTTGTGATGCTGATAGGAAACACAGAGCCCTGCAGCTACCCCTGCCAATGGCTTTGGTGCAACAAGTACTGCTCTTTGATGTTCTTTTTGACAGGTAGTACAAAGAACAAAGAGTTCCCGGTCGATGCACAGACTTTTTTCAGGCCTACAGGCCGTATATATGATATGATAACCCATTTTCCAAGGACATCAGTGTTTTGACTGTGTTATGCTACATAGACTGTGTTATGCTACATAGGTTCTGACTTGATACAAAATAGAACTTAGCTGCCCACCTCTGCCCATTGCCTAAGTCGagaaaagtgcttttaaatttttttttaattccaaaTTGTGTGGGGTTTTGTTGTAGCTGAAAAAGAGAAAAGGGGATTTCTGGCTTTTAGATTTTCATCGCCATCAGCTTATTTAATTTCAAGACTTTTTAAAAGACAGAAGGACACAAATTATTGTACTATGTACCAGTCAGTTAGGGCTTTTGAAACTTGGATTGACAAACACATTTGTCTATTTGAAAAGTTTCAAGCAGCTACATGGGTTATCAAGCAAACCATGCCTTACTGATACATTGAGTCCTTAAGAAAGTTAGCAAGTGAGACAAACTTAATTGAAAcatatttctcttttaattcaagCTATGATTTAACAATCATTTCAGAATATAACTCCTGAAATGATGAAATGAAAAGCAGCTTCTGTGTATAGCATTACCAAGGGATATAACTCCGGGGgttctgtttttgtctaaaccttcttcttttttaacctgagcagttagctcttaaacttgtttttctttttgttcaaactatggttcaacaattatttgagaataTACCACCTGCAATGATAAAATCATAAGCTACAAGTAAAAATGTGTAATACAAGGGAGGTGACTGATATTTCCTGCGTTGTCCTAACTTTTTGTAAGCATGGCGATTATCCTTTTAATGTGgtaaacattttttaaatcaaagacaaaactaggtgatgaaataccttcaagtttacaagatatTTTAATTGTGTGCAGCTCCaattttaaatttttgtttaaGCAAGGAGAGGCTTCTAAACCccttcttgaaatttgtttaccacctgtttttgtagaccccctagcaagagtgatcttcgagtatagaggtttttgatcttgtgtatcccccccccccccccccccccccattttttgtttgttttttgtttgctgttttcagttttaaagccGGGAGAGGCTGAAATAGCCCCTCTTGAATTGCTCAAATTCATTTTCAGCTGGTCAGTTACAAATttccttcaagtttacaagatttataTATTCTGCATCTCTAAAAAGCTTCTTTGTTCTAAGATTTAGAGTCAGGAGAGGCCACCTAAACCCTCCCAATAATActacatgggtgcaactctgccggctacacgccggcagccggtttttggtttaatcggctgccgatgtttttgttccaggagagggttttttggcattttaaatacaccgtactaaaaaagctggaccccaacttttgccggtttttggaattttccaggttgcacccatgatGCTAAAATTCATTTACGGCTGGGGGGCGCTGCCCCCCCTAGACCCTCagcaagggcgctgcccctgcaaCCCGCCGAACCTTAGTGGCCCCAGAACCTCGgccttccaaaatgttcagTCCTGGCAACATTTTGGGCTCCCCACCCATGCGTATGCtaccttaatggcggggtaaaaacggtcatgcacgtaaaacccactcatgcaaaaacattgagtgaacgtgggagtttcagcgcatgaacgaagaagaagaagaaactataCTATATAGATATCATGGATCATGTATGACCCTGATGCGTCTTCTGTGGATAAATCACAATATTTTTGTCTATTTAGACAGCTTAGATCTCTTCATTACCCTGACGCTCAACACAGGGACACCACAAGGGTGCGTTCTGTCTCCTCTCCTTTTCACTCTCTTCACCAAAGACTGTGTCTCCACCAACCCTTCTGTCATGGTGCTCAAGTTTTCCGACAACACAACGATTGAGGGCCTCATCAAGGACTCTTGACGAGTCGGCTTACAGATCCGAAGTGGAGCGGCTGGTAGCGTGGTGCTCAGACAACAACCTGGAACTCAACGTCTCGAAGACTAAGGAGCTGATAGTCGACTTCAGAAGGAAGAAAATATCCATCACACCACTCACCATCAACGGAGATGTGGTAGAGCAAGTGGAGTCGTTTAAATTCCTTGGCACTACCATCACCAGTAGCCTCAGCTGGGAAACCAACACAGTGGGCATCGTTAAAAAAGCACACCAGCGCCTGTACTTCCTCAGACAACTGAGGAAATTTGGTGTGTGTGCAGACATCCTTACGCtaccaaaaaagaaaagactgaCCTGCAGAAAATCGTGAAAACAGCAGCTAGGGTGATAGAATGTGATCTGCCCTCATTAGATTCCCTGTTCTCAGCTCGTGTCGTGAAGAAATCTCAGAACATCATACATGACCCCACGCACCCTGCATTCTGTCTGTTTCAACCCTTACCATCAGGTAGGCGGTTTCGAGCAATTAAAACCAGGACATGTAGATTCGGACAGAGTTTCTTCCCACAAGCGGTCAAGACGATAGGCTTGATACCTGCGCGTCCCTGAATAGCATCTCTTAATCTACTTTAACCTCCGTTATGGTGCTCAGTTGTGTGATACTTATCTataaaaaggtgtgtgtgtgtgtgtgtgtgatataattCGCTGACCATCAGATCTATGTTTATtgcatttcttgttttaatttgttatcttttatttttaccAGCGACTGCGATTTCTGTCACGTTATAAAATTGCATGAGGCAGtgatgtgtgtgcgcgtgcgtgtgtgtgtgtgtgtgtgtgaggcgaGGAAGTTTTGAGTGTATActgctagttttagtgaatgtatttttaaacttatgctgtccagtgttgtttttaaattaatgttgttgatcagtttgtataaatgatgcgtgtgttggtgtatatggctggattaaaatgtttcttaaccgcgatgtcatcacaaattcccaaccttgggcaattaaagattctgtattctgtagtTCTCTTAATTTATGTTCCTTTACTACTGCTATCCTTTCagagtttttaaaacagaaagatGAGTATCATTGCACAACGTACGTTGTAAAATTTCATATGCATAAAAACGTTATTTAACAGTAAAACTGTATGCTGGccttatgtgtgcatgtgtatgtgcttgCAAGTGTGCATCAGTGTGTAAGTATTTCTGTGTGTCCAACTGAGCGCATGTATCCAAGAGATGCATGTCGTCGCTGCAATTCACAATCCTTGTATCTAAATTTTTGAAGTTTTGAAACTAAAACAATAATAAGCTCCCTtattatgatgatgataaagctCGTAGCTCCAACTGCTTTCTAAAGTGAAGAAAAGTTCTTGAGAAGAAAACTCATATCTTCATTTCTTTGAAGTGAGTGGCAACAAAACCCGCTCAAGTTAACCTTTCGAGGTTTTCGTGCCACACTTGGACGGAAACTATGTCATAATATGAAAGATACGGGCTTCCTGCTGTTGTATTTTTAGCTTGCATAAAAAACCTTATATATACCACTTCTGGATGACTCCTTTGGATAAAAGCTCCTATAtctcaatatttttttcaattgAATAGAATATCATTAATAACTGACATTAACACACATTAAGGATGGTATTGCACAATATAAACCCATAAATTGAAGTTATATTTGAAGCGGTGTTttttcaaaacatttttttttaattgtttttatcGAAACAGCAAAAATTAAGATACGAGGTTTGTGAATTACAGCGACCATGTGCATAGATGGCAGCCACCAAACTGAATCTCACAAAATCTTGAaatattaatttgtattttattttaatgacaaacacacagaagtCAGAGGGTCACCTTCATGCAGAATACATGTAGCCTACATCTGTAAAGCTGCAAACCACATTTTCATCTTCAATGCATCTTTCAGTATCATCCACCCTCCACTCACCAACCCAATCGTCCCAAACTTTTGCGCGATCTAATAATTTGGATAAGAGGGACACCAAAACAGAAAATGGTGCATGATCAGTGAATTACAGCCACACAACTTAATTTCAAGCTCCTGCCGCACGTAACTATTTTCCACACAAAGGATATATTCATTTCTCTAGACTGATTTACTGTAACTGACTTGAAAAGGTAAAGGAGCAGCACTATGCCAAGAAGGTAACAGTACTCTCAACAGTGATGCTGTCATATCACATTTATATTTAATTTATAAAATCTACTTTTTTGCAATGTTGCTGATCACTTTTTTGCTCGATTTTTCATGGTCAGCCATGAATTCCCTTCAATTCTGTAAGTCCTTGGCCGTTCATAATTAAAGCCTGGCAATTTGAGGTCAGAGGGCGGCAGCATTTTGGTCATGAGGCCAGTCGCCGTGGTGATGCTGTTCTCCCTGATGGTGAAGCGGTGACCCTCTTTGATGACCATGGGCTTGCGAAGAAGGATCTGCACTGTGGCGGTGTCACCTGGCATCACCATGTCAACGTTTTCTGGCAGCTTGACACATGCTGAGATGTTCCAGGTGTTGCTGTACATCATCTGCAGAATGAACAAAAACCAAATGATTAAAAATGCACCTATTGTTTTTAGATTAACTTTAAGTTCAagacagaaaaataaacaacattTCAAAAGAGGAGTCCAAAATACATTATCAATATCATAGATTACTGCAACCCATCCACACACATCCCTTGAGAGGTATTATAAAACCATACAAAACTTATGAACATTCCTTGAAAATGTATGTTGACTTTGTTTTAGGACAGGTACAGACAAAGATAGTAAACATTCTGACGT carries:
- the LOC138979775 gene encoding uncharacterized protein, yielding MDPGGVDLMKAPLQLNLQPLRQLMQSSSCVGTESLVKDILLSAFKEKEFKALARMAMMYVANSANMDQKLNGADGVVVWEFIVPMLRAGLPKEVVSYLTSTCSKEELISLFAVELTIASGSNVKLPSIFISKLVQEAYFDIASTIITEMVSSNVPGLSGDDELTPLFLQIIMHVQQLTLLPKTLEDFIQHLYQKENEPITYFAVLLAMKLRKWDNVVSAIKNKGLVLPERGMVIFLEALMCHSWHCAALALDSFIKGKSSNLLSTFVQSVCVLDDNCVPEFFTACRDLHLPEAGATMAIWHRKLKTARSFIFQPIISPASVKQVLTMLMARPLEKNPWILALDIIKAFHDPRAVQIVLKRAAELCSYFCCGDVLRQLLVAVEDEHTAQTILGHIVRNRQPDLLRLCFAKDLVKMARYKSLGYPSLLDHVLKTVEIVKRISDLGLDSEELDHEVDQLLRLCIEAGLTTETSAQTLLHSSSDSWSYDSSLSLLAKSRSFDVLALLRKTGAISNQDMFLLTTEPQLTISPEGKGLTADQAYLHHSARNVATLKNLSVWTVSQSIGCDADRKHRALQLPLPMALVQQVLLFDVLFDRQLRSLHYPDAQHRDTTRVRSVSSPFHSLHQRLCLHQPFCHGAQVFRQHND